The stretch of DNA CAGTCGCCAGTAAGGAACACCTGAAAGCATGGGTAGACTATGCAAAAGCGAATAACTCGATCGTTTTCTTCGATGCAGCTTACGAAGCCTTTATTACCGAAAGCGATATCCCCCATTCTATCTATGAAATTGAAGGGGCAAGAGATTGCGCGATCGAATTTCGTTCCTTCTCCAAAACCGCCGGCTTCACCGGAACTCGTTGTGCATTCACCGTCGTACCAAAAAACCTCACCGCCAAAGCAGCCGACGGTTCCGATGTAGAATTGTGGAAACTATGGAACCGCCGCCAATCTACTAAATTTAACGGCGTTTCCTACATCGTGCAAAAAGGTGCCGAAGCAGTCTATTCGGAAGAAGGAAAAGCACAAGTAAAAGCGCTAGTTAACTTCTATTTAGAAAACGCCAAAATCATTCGCGAACAACTTAGCGCCGCCGGAATATCCGTCTATGGCGGAGTGAATGCACCTTACGTTTGGGTAAAAACTCCTAACAATTTATCCAGTTGGGATTTCTTTGATAAATTGTTGCAAACTTGCCACGTAGTAGGCACTCCCGGTTCCGGTTTTGGTGCTGCGGGTGAAGGCTATTTCCGCATTTCCGCCTTTAACAGTCGCGAAAATGTAGAAGAAGCAATGAAGCGAATTACCGAAAAGTTTAAAGTGTAGGAAAAAAAGGAGTCAGCAGTCAGAATCCAGAAGCCAAAATATTTCATAAAAATTCTGAATACTGGCTCCTGACTCGGAGAATTCTGTTTTGATTATTATGTCTAACCCGCAAGTTTCCTTACGGAATTTTATATACTGTTGAACGTGATTTTATTCTAATTGTGGCAGTAATGCACTGTAGTCGCAAACCTGGTTATTGGAAAGATCGGTTTACACAGAAACCATCTGAATCTGAATAAGAAATCAACAAATCAAGTTAGAGCAGAAATTTGAGATTGGAAATTAGGATCGGAAAAAATCTAAAAATCCGATCGCCAATTCCCAATCTCTTTCATTGAAATGGTTTTACCAAAACCTACTCATCTTCTGCAAACACGAAGCGATGTAACTCGCTAGGATCTGGTTCGGGACTTTCTTCGGCAAACTTCACCGCATCATCAACTTCTGCTTGAATTTTGCGATCGATCTCCTTCAACTCCGCTTCAGTTGCCAAATTATGCTCGATTAAATAAGCCGCAAACTTTTTAATCGGATCGCGAGTAAACCAAAATTCCTTCTCTTCCTTAGAACGCAGTTCATCCGGATCTGCCAAAGAATGTCCTCTGAAGCGATAAGTAAGTGCTTCAATTAAAGTTGGCCCCTCACCAGCACGGGCGCGAGCAACTGCTTCCAGCGCTACCTGACGCACCGCCAGCACATCCATCCCATCAACTTCAATTCCCGGCATTCCAAACGGTTTGCCTTTCTGATATATTTCTGGCACGGAAGTAGCCCGCTCGTGCGCCATGCCGATCGCCCATTTGTTATTTTCCACCACGTAAATAATCGGCAATTTCCACAAAGCCGCCATATTCAACGACTCGTAAAACTGCCCGTTATTGCAAGCACCATCCCCGAAAAAGCAAGCAGTTACCTGATCCGCATTCGGATCGCCCAACACTTCC from Leptolyngbyaceae cyanobacterium encodes:
- the pdhA gene encoding pyruvate dehydrogenase (acetyl-transferring) E1 component subunit alpha codes for the protein MANERTLPAFDVTQVKIDKEEGLLFYEDMVLGRLFEDKCAEMYYRGKMFGFVHLYNGQEAVSSGVTKCMRPGDDFVCSTYRDHVHALSAGVPAREVMAELFGKATGCSKGRGGSMHMFSEKHRLLGGYAFVAEGIPVATGAAFQTKYRREVLGDPNADQVTACFFGDGACNNGQFYESLNMAALWKLPIIYVVENNKWAIGMAHERATSVPEIYQKGKPFGMPGIEVDGMDVLAVRQVALEAVARARAGEGPTLIEALTYRFRGHSLADPDELRSKEEKEFWFTRDPIKKFAAYLIEHNLATEAELKEIDRKIQAEVDDAVKFAEESPEPDPSELHRFVFAEDE
- a CDS encoding LL-diaminopimelate aminotransferase — encoded protein: MATINSNYLKLKAGYLFPEIARRVNAFAEANPDAKIIRLGIGDVTEPLPEACRTAMIKAVEEMGDRNSFKGYGPEQGYLWLREKIAAHDFQARGCQVEADEIFISDGSKCDTGNILDIFGNDNVIAVTDPVYPVYVDTNVMAGHTGVASDKGEFEGLVYIPITAENNFTAQIPSQKVDLIYLCFPNNPTGAVASKEHLKAWVDYAKANNSIVFFDAAYEAFITESDIPHSIYEIEGARDCAIEFRSFSKTAGFTGTRCAFTVVPKNLTAKAADGSDVELWKLWNRRQSTKFNGVSYIVQKGAEAVYSEEGKAQVKALVNFYLENAKIIREQLSAAGISVYGGVNAPYVWVKTPNNLSSWDFFDKLLQTCHVVGTPGSGFGAAGEGYFRISAFNSRENVEEAMKRITEKFKV